One Cervus canadensis isolate Bull #8, Minnesota chromosome 1, ASM1932006v1, whole genome shotgun sequence genomic window carries:
- the LOC122441522 gene encoding uncharacterized protein LOC122441522 isoform X1, whose protein sequence is MSHFSNWKACQVSRSLMPFDNIRAPCERRKENKKEALFEEQPRPLGQRLPKGEGAQIAGDKTRDAGADKAAEDSAPLGKRESRKDARGTDWKLPVPLGPVYPPLVSTLSSVKALGRSWELSPPMTNRFWIHDVRVAHLPQQGPFQNFMDMKAEKRLAGRKERRSRFGDINTHKCYQFGQIFCPFQALATTVSTELGKELKAGGHSCVQKYSHFQKRKRPREGGIFCDKG, encoded by the exons AGCACCCtgtgagaggaggaaggagaacaaGAAGGAAGCCCTGTTTGAAGAGCAGCCCCGGCCCCTCGGTCAGAGGCTGCCGAAAGGGGAAGGGGCCCAGATCGCGGGCGACAAGACCAGGGACGCAGGAGCTGACAAGGCTGCGGAGGACAGCGCTCCTCTCGGCAAGAGAGAGTCCCGAAAGGACGCCAGGG GAACAGACTGGAAGCTGCCGGTCCCCCTGGGACCTGTTTATCCACCTTTGGTCTCGACTCTGAGCTCCGTGAAAGCCCTGGGACGAAGCTGGGAACTGTCTCCTCCGATGACAAACAGGTTCTGGATACACGAC GTGCGTGTGGCCCACCTGCCCCAGCAGGGCCCCTTCCAGAACTTCATGGACATGAAGGCGGAGAAGAGGCTGGCCGGCCGCAAGGAGCGTCGCAGCCGCTTTGGAGACATCAACACTCACAAGTGCTATCAGTTTGGACAGATTTTCTGCCCTTTCCAGGCCCTTGCCACCACGGTGAGCA CAGAATTAGGGAAAGAGCTGAAGGCAGGTGGCCACAGTTGTGTTCAGAAATACAGCCATTTCCAGAAGAGGAAGAGGCCTAGAGAGGGGGGGATCTTTTGTGATAAAGGATGA
- the LOC122441522 gene encoding uncharacterized protein LOC122441522 isoform X2: MSHFSNWKACQVSRSLMPFDNIRAPCERRKENKKEALFEEQPRPLGQRLPKGEGAQIAGDKTRDAGADKAAEDSAPLGKRESRKDARGTDWKLPVPLGPVYPPLVSTLSSVKALGRSWELSPPMTNRFWIHDVRVAHLPQQGPFQNFMDMKAEKRLAGRKERRSRFGDINTHKCYQFGQIFCPFQALATTVCNPRIRERAEGRWPQLCSEIQPFPEEEEA, translated from the exons AGCACCCtgtgagaggaggaaggagaacaaGAAGGAAGCCCTGTTTGAAGAGCAGCCCCGGCCCCTCGGTCAGAGGCTGCCGAAAGGGGAAGGGGCCCAGATCGCGGGCGACAAGACCAGGGACGCAGGAGCTGACAAGGCTGCGGAGGACAGCGCTCCTCTCGGCAAGAGAGAGTCCCGAAAGGACGCCAGGG GAACAGACTGGAAGCTGCCGGTCCCCCTGGGACCTGTTTATCCACCTTTGGTCTCGACTCTGAGCTCCGTGAAAGCCCTGGGACGAAGCTGGGAACTGTCTCCTCCGATGACAAACAGGTTCTGGATACACGAC GTGCGTGTGGCCCACCTGCCCCAGCAGGGCCCCTTCCAGAACTTCATGGACATGAAGGCGGAGAAGAGGCTGGCCGGCCGCAAGGAGCGTCGCAGCCGCTTTGGAGACATCAACACTCACAAGTGCTATCAGTTTGGACAGATTTTCTGCCCTTTCCAGGCCCTTGCCACCACG GTCTGCAACCCCAGAATTAGGGAAAGAGCTGAAGGCAGGTGGCCACAGTTGTGTTCAGAAATACAGCCATTTCCAGAAGAGGAAGAGGCCTAG